From Stenotrophomonas maltophilia, a single genomic window includes:
- a CDS encoding copper homeostasis protein CutC encodes MSTRLSLEIASNSLASALAAQAGGADRIELFDNLAEGGTTPSFASIAIARERLSIPLFVLVRPRPGDFHYDALETELMLRDIAQCRALGCDGVVIGALDVQGGIDLPLCRELVQAAGPLQVTFHRAFDAARDLPAALEQVIGLGCQRVLTSGGQVSAEAGAEVLAGLVTQAAGRITVMAGAGLAPGNIAGVARRSGCTELHASAKGLRRSAMQFHNPALRGLDPDWSQTATATVAALRQALDG; translated from the coding sequence ATGAGCACGCGACTGAGCCTGGAGATCGCCAGCAACTCGCTGGCTTCGGCGTTGGCCGCCCAGGCCGGCGGCGCAGACCGCATCGAGCTGTTCGACAACCTGGCCGAGGGCGGCACCACGCCGTCGTTCGCCAGCATCGCGATTGCCCGCGAACGCCTGTCGATTCCATTGTTCGTGCTGGTGCGGCCACGCCCGGGCGACTTCCATTACGACGCGCTGGAAACCGAACTGATGCTGCGTGACATCGCGCAGTGCCGCGCGCTGGGCTGCGATGGCGTAGTGATTGGTGCGCTGGACGTGCAGGGTGGCATCGACCTGCCGTTGTGCCGTGAACTGGTGCAGGCCGCCGGGCCGTTGCAGGTGACCTTCCATCGCGCTTTTGATGCAGCCCGCGATCTGCCGGCGGCGCTGGAGCAGGTGATAGGTCTGGGCTGCCAGCGGGTGCTGACCTCGGGTGGCCAGGTCAGCGCCGAGGCCGGGGCTGAGGTGCTGGCGGGCCTGGTCACGCAGGCCGCTGGCCGTATCACGGTGATGGCCGGCGCGGGGCTGGCCCCGGGCAACATCGCGGGCGTCGCGCGACGCAGCGGCTGTACCGAACTGCATGCTTCAGCCAAGGGCCTGCGACGCTCGGCCATGCAGTTCCATAATCCGGCGCTGCGCGGCCTGGACCCGGACTGGAGCCAGACCGCCACCGCGACCGTGGCGGCACTACGGCAAGCGCTGGACGGCTGA
- a CDS encoding glucokinase translates to MTIAAASPVSTDSARGGLPRRLVVADVGGTFARLALAETLAGQPPRLGSHRTYACAEYPSLAAILADFITGLGQPVQTAVVAIAGLLDGDVLINSNLPWTVSLSASRAQSGLHELQLINDFEAVALAIPYLQADTLVPLNGDADPAQAFPALVLGAGTGLGAALRFADGERPVLASEIGHAALGAGNALELQVLGKLLQRWPHVDNERVLSGSGLMNLYPCLCELRGATPVWTSTEALIGAARSGEDALAVETLQVFCAWLGSLAGDAAIAVGARSVYLAGGISAHVQDFLADGRFRARFLNKGVLSEVLRQVPVWRVEHGQLGVLGAAVWHAARQPTHD, encoded by the coding sequence GTGACCATCGCAGCAGCGTCCCCGGTTTCCACCGACTCCGCCCGCGGCGGTCTTCCGCGCCGTCTCGTTGTCGCCGATGTCGGCGGCACCTTCGCTCGCCTGGCATTGGCCGAGACGCTGGCCGGGCAGCCGCCGCGCCTGGGCAGCCATCGCACCTATGCCTGCGCCGAGTATCCAAGCCTGGCCGCGATCCTGGCCGACTTCATCACAGGTCTTGGTCAGCCGGTGCAGACCGCGGTGGTGGCCATTGCTGGCCTGCTCGATGGCGATGTGCTGATCAACTCCAACCTGCCGTGGACGGTGTCGCTGTCGGCCAGCCGCGCGCAGTCGGGGCTGCACGAACTGCAGCTGATCAATGATTTCGAAGCGGTGGCGCTGGCCATTCCTTACCTGCAGGCCGATACCCTGGTGCCCTTGAACGGCGACGCCGATCCGGCGCAGGCGTTCCCGGCACTGGTACTGGGCGCCGGCACCGGACTCGGTGCCGCACTGCGCTTTGCCGATGGCGAACGCCCGGTGCTGGCCAGCGAGATCGGCCATGCCGCGCTCGGCGCGGGCAACGCGCTGGAGCTGCAGGTGCTGGGCAAACTGCTGCAGCGCTGGCCGCACGTGGACAACGAACGCGTGTTGTCCGGCAGTGGCCTGATGAACCTGTATCCGTGCCTGTGCGAACTGCGCGGCGCCACTCCGGTGTGGACCAGCACCGAGGCGCTGATCGGCGCCGCCCGCAGTGGCGAGGATGCGTTGGCGGTGGAGACCCTGCAGGTGTTCTGTGCCTGGTTGGGCAGCCTGGCCGGCGACGCGGCGATCGCCGTCGGCGCGCGCTCGGTGTACCTGGCCGGTGGCATTTCCGCGCATGTGCAGGATTTCCTGGCCGATGGCCGCTTCCGCGCGCGCTTCCTCAACAAGGGCGTGCTGAGCGAGGTGCTGCGCCAGGTGCCGGTATGGCGCGTGGAGCACGGCCAGCTGGGCGTGCTCGGTGCAGCGGTCTGGCACGCCGCACGGCAGCCCACGCACGACTGA
- a CDS encoding N(4)-(beta-N-acetylglucosaminyl)-L-asparaginase, translating to MVDRRQFLQAGALAAGMAALPGVQARTQGGAKVVSTWNFGVPANQAAWKVLAQGGSALDAVEAGARWAESELCNPTVGHCGNPDRDGVLSLDASIMDGDGRCGAVAALVDILHPVSVARKVMENSPHVLLVGDGAQQFAMQQGFERRHLLTPQAEAAWREWLKTEKYQPQINAERRGIPGNSDNHDTIGMLALDAKGHLAGACTTSGMAWKLHGRVGDSPIIGAGLYVDNEVGAATASGVGEEMIRNAASFLVVELMRQGRSPAQACREAIDRVVRKRPEASRTLQVCFLAMNKQGEVGAYALHRGFVYAVCDAQRQDDLRDSPSIYTSTQA from the coding sequence ATGGTGGATCGCAGGCAGTTCCTGCAGGCCGGTGCGCTGGCCGCAGGCATGGCGGCATTGCCGGGCGTGCAGGCGCGTACGCAGGGTGGGGCCAAGGTGGTTTCCACCTGGAACTTCGGCGTGCCGGCCAACCAGGCCGCATGGAAAGTGCTGGCCCAGGGGGGCAGCGCGCTGGATGCCGTCGAGGCGGGCGCACGCTGGGCCGAGAGCGAGCTGTGCAACCCCACCGTCGGCCATTGCGGCAATCCGGATCGCGACGGCGTGCTGAGCCTGGACGCCAGCATCATGGACGGTGACGGCCGCTGCGGTGCGGTGGCCGCGCTGGTGGACATCCTGCATCCGGTGTCGGTGGCGCGCAAAGTGATGGAGAACAGCCCGCACGTGCTGCTGGTGGGCGACGGCGCGCAGCAGTTCGCGATGCAGCAGGGTTTCGAGCGCAGACATCTGCTGACGCCGCAGGCCGAAGCCGCCTGGCGCGAATGGCTGAAGACCGAGAAGTACCAGCCGCAGATCAATGCCGAGCGCCGGGGCATCCCCGGCAACAGCGACAACCACGACACCATCGGCATGCTCGCGCTGGATGCCAAGGGCCACCTGGCCGGTGCCTGCACCACCAGTGGCATGGCCTGGAAGCTGCACGGCCGGGTCGGCGACAGTCCGATCATCGGTGCCGGCCTGTACGTCGACAACGAGGTCGGCGCCGCCACCGCGTCGGGCGTGGGTGAGGAGATGATCCGCAACGCCGCTTCTTTCCTGGTGGTCGAGCTGATGCGGCAGGGGCGCTCGCCGGCGCAGGCCTGCCGCGAAGCCATCGACCGCGTTGTGCGCAAGCGCCCGGAAGCGAGCAGGACGCTGCAGGTGTGCTTCCTGGCGATGAACAAGCAGGGCGAGGTGGGTGCCTATGCACTGCACCGCGGCTTCGTCTACGCGGTGTGCGATGCGCAGCGCCAGGATGACCTGCGCGATTCGCCATCGATCTACACGAGCACCCAGGCATGA